The genomic window CAGCTGGATCATCTGTACCAAGAACATCCTTTGCAATACTGCGACGATAGAAAATACCACCTGGCGTTGTTTGCCAAGATAGCGCCTTAACATTTCCTTCAGAATCTTTCCCTAAATCAAATACATAAGGAATATATTCGTCGCTCCACTCATCTACGTTATACGGTTCTTCTGAAAGGTTTACCCAATAATCACGATCTGTCCACTGCTTTAGGAAAGCAATTTCACCTGTAAATACGTCTGGTGCACCCACGCCACTTTCAAGAGCTGGCTTAAGTTTCGTAGGATAGTCCGCAATGGGAACAATCGTTAACTCAACTTTCACACCGTTTCTTTCTTCGAAAGTTGTGATAGGATCTTTTAACTCATCTGTGAAAGACCAAATTTTCAGTGTTTTACCTGTGTTGTTATCGTTATCTTTATTAGTATCTGATGTGTTGTCTGTTGCACAACCAGCCACTAATCCAACCATTAACATAAGAATCAAAATGACACTTAGCAATTTCTTCATTATTTAAACCTCCATACATTTTATAAATGTATTTTTAGAGAAATCTTAATAACTTATACTAACGTTTTACAAAATAAACACAAATTACGAGAAAACGCTTTCATTTTTGCTTTGAAATTACCTTGATAGTTAGGCTTTTATGCTTCACTCTTTCTTAATAGGGAAATATGTAAAAATGGAAAATAAAATTATTGAATTGTAAGTCTTCTCTTTAATCTAGTTGGCGAGGACTGATAGAGGCTTGAAGATTAACATTGAATTATAATGTGTTTTGCTGTTTGTAATCTTACATATACTTTCTGATACATACAAAAAAACCTCCTACATCGAAAGTGAGTAAGTCGACAACGGTGTAATTTCTTACATGACCGTTATACTGACCATTTCACTAAACGATATAGAAGGTTGATTTGACGGGCTGTGCACCCAATTTAGTGTACGTCCCAGGAGAGATTCGAACTCCCGACCGACGGCTTAGAAGGCCGTTGCTCTATCCTGCTGAGCTACTGGGACATATTTATAATATTTTTTAATATCTCGTTTGAGACAATTGTTATTATATCGAGATATCAAGGTAAAGTCAACAGGTTTTTATGAAGTCGGTGTAAATATTGTTTTTTACACCGACTTTTTCATTATAGCGTGTATGTAGCTCGAAGGGAAGCAACTTCTACACCATTTAGTTGATAAAAGCGAACTGTCACGCTATTTGCCACCACTTCAAGTATAGCATACGTTTCTTCTTGACGTTTTCTAGGTAAACGAATACTTCCAGGGTTGATAAACAGAACATTATCAATCATCTCACTGCCAGCTATATGAGAATGGCCAAAGCATACAATTTTTGCACCAGTTTCTTGTGCACGGTACAATAAGTTTTGCAAAGACATCTTAACATTATATAAGTGTCCATGCGTAACGTAAATTTTATATCCAGCAAATTCCGTAATCAAATCATTTGGAAAACCAGAATCATAATCGCAATTCCCTCGCACAACCTGGTAGCCAACTAATTCATCTGTATCAGCCGCTAACTCAGAGTCTCCACAATGAATCAGATCAGTTACATCTTCATGGTTTTTTTTAATATCAAGTAATTGTTTCTGCCAACCATGACTATCACTTGTTATCAAAAGCTTCATACGAATCCCCTCTTACTCTTTAATTGCTAAAGTACCTCTTAAAATTAACTTATTTCAGTCCAAGTTTGTTGTAGCTTTCTTAGTGCATCTGCTCGATGACTTATAGAGTTCTTCTCTTCTTTTGTTAATTGTGCCATCGTTCTTCCTAATTTTCCAATGAAAAATATCGGATCATATCCGAATCCGTTACTCCCCACTGGCTTTTCTGTAATAATTCCTTCACAAGCACCTTCAACGATAATGGTTTTATCTTGTTCAGGTTCATATACAGCAAGAGCGCACTTGAATCTTGCCGATCTGTTAGGAAGCGACACACCTTCTAGTCGCTGTAGTACTTTATGTATGTTTGCCTCATCATTTTTCCCTTCACCAGCATATCTAGCTGAATAAACACCTGGCTCTCCATTAAGTGCATCAACTTCAAGACCAGAATCATCTGCTAATACAGGTACTTGCAATAGCTTTGCTATCGTTTTTGCTTTTAATACTGCATTTTCCACAAATGTCGATCCTGTCTCTTCGACATCTATTTTTTCATCTAGGTCAAGTAACGACGTAACTTTTATACCTGTTGACTCTAAAATAGCTGCGATCTCTCTTACTTTTCCCGCATTCGTTGTGGCAACCATTAACTTTTTCATTTTCTCTCCTCGTTTACACACTTATTTTCCTATTTTTTTAGCTATTTCTCCTAAAGCACTATGCTGAAGCTCGATTAAATCATGAATACCTTTTTCAGCTAAATCTAGTAGTGTATTGAATTGTTCGCGAGAAAAAGTCGCTTCTTCACCAGTACCTTGTATTTCTACTAATTCACTTTTACCTGTCATAACTACATTCATATCAACAAGGGCAGCAGAGTCCTCCACATAATTCAAGTCAAGTACTTCTCCTGTTCCCTCTAACAAACCAACAGAAGTTGCTGCTAAAAAATCCGTTACTGGAAATTTAGACATATTATGATTCTTAGCATGTTTATCAATTGCTTCTACCATCGCTACAAAGGCACCTGTAATTGATGCAGTTCGTGTACCTCCATCAGCCTGGATAACATCGCAATCAATCCAGATTGTTCGTTCGCCAATGGCTGATAAATCAACAATAGAACGTAATGCCCGTCCAATTAATCGTTGAATTTCCATCGTACGTCCAGACACTTTTCCTTTTGATGATTCACGAATATTACGTGTATTTGTAGCTCTAGGGAGCATAGAATATTCGGCTGTGATCCAACCTCTACCTTCTCCTCTCATAAAAGGGGGGACTTTATCTTCAATAGTAGCTGTACATATTACCTTTGTATCTCCTACCGAAATTAACACAGAGCCTTCAGGATGTTTTAAATAATTAGTTTCAATTGTAATTGGTCTTACTTGATCCTTTTCGCGACCATCTACTCTCATCTTTTTATTCCTCCTTCATATAAAAGCAAAGCTTACCGATGGCTACTTTCACAATAAGTAGCATCAATCTCACTCTCTTTAAACAAATTGTTACAAGAAATAAGAGGTAGATTATATATCTACCTCTTTTCGTTACATTATATAGTATATCAAAAATGTTCCATTAAAAACTAACTGGGTTAATTTTTTCCGGACGACCTACTGGTTCTGTTAACAACTGACCGTTTTCTCCCACTAAATCTTGTGAAGACCCGTTCACTTGAAGTGAGACTTGCTCAATGCCCATTTGGCCTATTAGTGATAAAGCAATTGTATCAATAACTGAATTAGCTAAGATGCTCTCACCGAAGCTACCATAAATGGACTCGTCAAAATTCAATGTAAGTGTCCCATTCTCATAAGAAGGGTCTGAAAGTAACTTCGCACGTTCATTCATTTCTGTTAAAAGTCCAGATCCGTAAGCAGGGCCATTTATTAGCTCACTAACGATAGCTGTATACAAATTCTCCTCATTCGCCTGCACTCTTTTAGTAACAGGTACATAATAGATAGAGCCTTCATTTTGACCTAAATAATACACGGTCACTGCCTTTGAATTCGTAATATCTGCTACAAGTGATGAATCAAGGTTTATTCCATTAGCTCTGCTATAGCTCTCTCCAATTGGAGTTTGGTTAACTGGCATTACATTTTGTTCATATCCATTTATTTGAATTTGCACTTTATCTACTTGTTCAAACTGTGTTAATGTCCATGTTAAGGCCTCTAAAATACGCTTTTCATCTTCTGGTGCATAGTCAGTAAATTCTTTTGAAAAATCTACAACTAACGTACCATCCTCCTCCATGTTAACACCATTTATAACGGTGTCAGGAGGTAAAACAGCTCTGAATCCATTCGGTAGTAATTCTTGAACCGGCCCATTCGCAACAAGGTACTCTAACGCTTGTTTAGCGACACCTTCTACTTTAGGAAGCTCAAATGTTTGAGGAACAACATATCCATTTTTATCAATTAAATACAGCTCACGAAGGTATGTGCTTGCTTCTTCTACTGCAGCATCACCACCATCTGTACCTTCTACATTATTGGCAGTACCTTCTTCTGATGTAACAGGGAGCCCTTCTTCTAAATACGTAACGTCTTGTGGTGGATCTATCTCCTGCATTGTCTCTTGCTGATCTTTACCAAAAAGACCACACCCTGCTAAGAGAAATACTAGAAATACTAACATTGTGATAAGCTTGAATCGCATTTTCTGCATGCTTTTCCCTCCTAAGGTAGTTTGTACTACTATGTATACGAGCCTTTTTTTAAAAATAGACCACAACAATAAAAAAACCTTCAGCTAGTTTGCTGAAGGTAATACAATGGACTCTATTCGATCTACAGGCTTTTCAAACCATTTAGTAGCGATTTTTTGAAAAATCTCTTTTGGACCAGTTGTCAAAAACAAGTGTTGCTCTCGTTTTTTAGCTTTGTTTAATAGATTATTGTGATATAGAATTGTGCTGACTTCACGAGCTGTTTCATCTCCAGAACAAATAAGTGTCACATTAGGTCCAATATCGGCTTGTATCAGTGATCTAATAATCGGATAATGAGTGCACCCTAAAATTAAAGAGTCTATTCCTGAATGCCTAATCGGCTGAAGAGATTCTTGAACAATATGCTGTGCGTAATCCCCTTCAAAATCTCCGCTTTCGACTAAAGGTACAAATAATGGACACGCAAGAGCTTCTACTACAACATTAGGGTTAATGGACGTAAGAGCCTTCTCGTATGCCCCACTTTTCACTGTACCCACTGTTCCAATTACGCCTATATGATGATTTTTCGTTGTTTTTAAAGCTGTTCTGGCACCAGGGTGAACAACACCAATGACTGGGATTGATAATTCATTTTGTATTTCATCTAATACAGCTGCAGTTGCTGTATTACACGCTATCACAAGCATTTTAATATCAAAAGACAATAAATAGTTCGTCATTTCCCAAGTGAATTGACGAACTTCTTCTGTACTTCTAGGTCCATACGGACATCTAGCCGTATCACCTAAGTATATAATTTGCTCTTTAGGCAGTTGACGTATTATTTCTTTTGCAACAGTTAACCCGCCCACACCAGAATCGATGACTCCTATAGGTTTTTTCAAGCAATCGCCTCATTCTTTGTTCATTTCTCGATGTAATCTATCTAAGTTTTGTTGAAGCAAAAGAATCTCTTCACTTGAAAATTGAATCAAAGTTTTTTCCAGATAATCTTGTCGCTTCTCTATTACTTCTTCAATAATTCGCGCACCTTCCTCTAACAAATGGATTCGCACAACGCGACGGTCATTCGTGTCTTTAACACGCATAACTAATTCACTCTTTTCCATTCGGTCAACAAGGTCTGTGGTGGTGCTACAAGCTAAAAACATTTTGTTAGATAGCTCACCTATTGTCATATCTCCTTCTTCAAGAAGCCACTGTAACGCAACAAACTGCGGAGGTGTAATTGTATAATTACTAAGAATTTCTCGACCCTTTTGTTTAATAATATGCGCAATATATCGTAATGATTTCTCTATTTCAGCAACGGTTTGTCGATTGCTAGGGGTAGTCATGTAAGTACCTCCTAATCTTATAGGCATTAATACTACTATTTTCTATGTTTTCGACGAAAAATGCAACAATTTTTAACTAAAAGTACTTTTTCTTATATATGGGTATATTCATTAATTAGATCAATCACTTTTAGAAAGACAGCTTTCTAGGTCATTTACCTACTTTTAAAGCATTATGTATTAAAATATAAAATGTTGGTGAAGCAACAATAACCAGCTATCCTTTTGAGTCGGATAGCTGGTTTACTTTTAAAGCTCGAGTTCTCCCATGCGTAATAATTCGACAACAGCCTGAGAACGCCCCTTTACACCGAGCTTTTGCATTGCATTCGATATGTGATTGCGTACTGTCTTCTCACTTATAAACAGTTCACCTGCAATTTCCTTGGTAGTCTTATCCTGTACCAACAGTTCGAATACTTCTCTTTCTCTTTTCGTGAGTAATGGCTTAGGTTGAAATTGTTTGTCCTTCAAGTATTGTAACCCTCCTTGCTAGGTGGAGCTGACATTCGACGGGTATATATAGTCACAATATAGTATGTAAGAAGGGGTAGGGCTGTTACTTATAAAAAAAAAATAGCCTTTAAACTATAAATGAGGTGCAAACTGCTGCATATGACGCTGAGAGCGATAACCTCAAACTAGCTCTAGAGCAACCTTTCAGATTGAATCTGTAAAAAGCGTAACGGCCGACATGCTGTGGCATTTTTAGTACATACTAAACCTATTATTACTAAGGCAAACACCTATACAACAACATTGCACCATCATAAATCTAAAAACCACCGTGGGATATTCAGATAAAGACCAATAAGGAAAACTCGCAGCTTGGGAAGACTTGGCGAAGACCGAGGCGTAGTTGCACTTATGTGATAGGACAGTATGAATTTTAAAATAATTATTTGCTTTCCTATAGCCAAAAAATCCCCTGACGACATATCGTCAGAGGATTTTTTATATCATTTATACTTGGTCACTACCAAATAGATTACGGAATGACTGTATCGTTACATCTCTGTTTAAAGCTGCAATTGAAGTTGTTAATGGTATTCCTTTTGGACAAGATTGCACACAGTTTTGCGAGTTACCACAGTTTGTAAGTCCACCATCACCCATAATGGCTTCAAGTCTTTCCCCTTTATTCATCGCACCTGTTGGATGAGCGTTGAACAAACGAACTTGTGATAGTGGTGCAGGTCCAATGAAATCAGCTTTACTGTTAACATTCGGACATGCCTCTAAGCATACTCCACATGTCATACATTTAGAAAGTTCATAAGCCCATTGTCTCTTTTTTTCTGGCATACGTGGTCCAGGCCCTAAATCATACGTACCATCAATAGGAATCCACGCTTTTACCTTTTTAAGCGAATCAAACATACGGCTTCTATCAACCTGTAAGTCTCTCACAACTGGGAATGTGCGCATTGGTTCAAGACGAATTGGTTGTTCTAATTGGTCAATAAGAGCTGAACATGACTGACGCGGCTTCCCATTAATCACCATAGAACAGGCACCACAAACCTCTTCAAGACAACCCATTTCCCATGTAATAGGAGTTGTTTTATTACCATTAACCTCTACAGGGTTTCTACGAATTTCCATTAATGCCGAGATAACGTTCATATTCGGACGATATGGGATTTCAAATTCTTGCTCATATGGAGCAGAGTCAGGTTTGTCTTGGCGTGTGATAATTAAGCGAATGACTTTTTTATCACTCATGCTTTAACACTCCCTTCTGCTTGTTTGTTTTCCTGCTTTGCTTCTGCTTTTTTTTCATTTTTCTTCTTCGTATAATCGCGTAGACGAGGCTTAATTAATGACACATCTACTTCCTCGTAATGGAATACTGGTTGATTATTCGCCTTATCGTAGCTAGCCATAGTTGTTTTTAACCAATCCTCATCATTACGATCAGGGAATTCAGGCTTATAATGTGCACCGCGACTTTCATTACGGTTATAAGCACCTATTGTAATGACACGTGCTAACTGAATCATGTTGTATAACTGTCTTGTAAATGTTGCCCCTTGGTTACTCCAAGTTGCAGTATCATTAATATTAATGTTCTTATAACGTTCAAGAAGCTCTTGAAGCTTTTCATCTGTTTTTAATAATCGGTCGTTTTCACGTACAACCGTCACGTTATCTGTCATCCACTCACCTAACTCTTTGTGAAGAACGTATGCATTTTCAGTACCATTCATAGATAGAATGTCATCCCATTTTTGCTGTTCTTCCTTCACAAATGTTTCGAATAGCTCTGAAGGTAAGTCTTCTGCATGACTATCCAAGCCTTTAATATATTCAATAGCTTTTGGACCAGCAACCATACCACCATAAATAGCCGATAATAATGAGTTGGCACCTAAGCGGTTTGCTCCGTGCTGAGAATAATCACACTCACCTGCTGCAAATAAGCCAGGTATGTTAGTCATTTGATCGTAATCAACCCATAATCCACCCATCGAGTAATGGACAGCTGGGAAAATCTTCATTGGAACTTTACGTGGGTCATCACCCATGAATTTCTCATAAATCTCCATAATCCCACCAAGCTTAATATCTAGCTCTTTAGGGTCTTTATGTGATAAATCAAGGTAAACCATGTTTTCACCATTGATCCCAAGCTTCAAGTCAACACAAACATGGAATATTTCACGCGTAGCGATATCACGTGGAACTAAGTTCCCGTATGCAGGGTACTTTTCTTCTAAGAAGTACCATGGCTTCCCATCTTTATATGTCCAAACACGTCCGCCTTCACCGCGAGCTGATTCACTCATTAAGCGAAGCTTGTCATCGCCTGGGATCGCTGTTGGATGAATTTGAATAAACTCACCGTTTGCGTAATAAGCGCCTTGTTGATATACAATAGCAGCGGCGGATCCCGTGTTTATAACTGAGTTTGTTGATTTACCAAAAATAATACCTGGGCCACCGGTTGCTAAAATAACTGCATCTGCACGGAATGATTGTATTTCACTTGACGTTAAGTCTTGTGCGACTATTCCACGACACACTCTTTCATCATCTAAAACAGCACCGAGGAATTCCCAGCCTTCATATTTTGTTACAAGACCCGCTACTTCATGGCGACGAACTTGTTCATCTAATGCGTATAATAACTGTTGACCTGTCGTAGCTCCTGCGAACGCAGTGCGGTGATGTTGTGTACCACCAAAACGACGGAAGTCTAATAAACCTTCAGGTGTACGGTTAAACATAACACCCATACGATCCAATAAATGAATGATACCAGGAGCGGCATCACACATTGCTTTTACTGGTGGCTGATTTGCTAGGAAGTCTCCTCCATACACCGTATCATCAAAATGCTCCCACGGAGAATCTCCTTCCCCTTTTGTATTTACAGCACCATTTATACCACCTTGTGCACATACGGAATGAGAACGTTTTACAGGCACAAGGGAAAATAATTCAACTTGATAGCCAGCTTCAGCTGCTTTAATTGTTGCCATAAGACCAGCTAAGCCGCCTCCGACAACTATGACTTTAGATTTACTCAATCCAATTCACTCCCTTACTGAGGATACAAGCTATCTACACTTTTTAAAAGCATTTGAGTAAGTTTACAATCGTACTTAATCTACACGTTTAGTTTAGAGCATAATCTATATTTCATTCTTAAGAGACAAATGCAAAAATTGCACGCAATCCCACGAAAGACAATCCAAAGAATATAGCCATTGTTACATATGTTGCAATTTGTTGAGAACGCGGTGTTACCGTTAATCCCCAGCTTACGAAGAATGACCATAAACCGTTAGCAAAGTGGAATACTGAAGCTAGAATACCAGCTATATAGAATGCTAGCATGAATGGATTATCTACTATGTTCGCCATCATATCAAAGTTAACCTCTGCACCGAATGCTGCTTGAACTCTCGTTTGCCAAACATGCCATACAACGAAAATTAACGTAAGAACACCCGTAATTCGTTGCAACAAAAACATCCAGTTACGGAAGTAGTTGTATTTGCTTACATTGTTCTTTGCTGTAAAAGCTATATACAGGCCGTAAACAGCATGAAAGATCAAAGGTATGAAAATAACAAAAAGTTCAAGTAAAATACGAAATGGTAAATAATGCATGACTTTTGCAGCTTGATTGTATGCTTCTGGACTTATTGTTGCATAATAGTTTACCGTTAAGTGTACGATTAAAAACACACCTACTGGAATAACCCCCAACAATGAATGAAGCCTACGATTCAAAAATTCTCGATTGCTTGCCATTAGTAACCCCCCTCAAAAATTAGATACATAGATTGTAAAACCCACCCCATTTGTTAGTCGCAATACCATTTACTACATTCTTCACATTTTTCCAAAAATACAAAATGCAAAGGTTTTCAAAAAAATGTAACAGAATTGTGACAAGTTCATTTTACCCTCATCTACAAGTACCGTCAAGAAACCATCTTTTTTTTCGACACATTCACCTTGTTAACAAACTTTACCATCACCTATAAAATAAGTATGTCAAACCTTGCTAGTATCCTATATGTATATAATAAACTTATATAAATATCCTATCATTTTTAGTAAATAATTACAGTATATGTCACTATTTTTTCTTAATTTTGTTTTTTTATGGCGCAATTGTATTATAATAATGCAGAGAAAGCGGGGAATTTTTGTGAAAACTGAAAAGACATTATTACTTGATGAATTAACAGTTTCAGCGTTTGCTGTCGAGTTATTGCGTCATGACTTATTAGATGAAATTTTAGGTAAAGAAAAGGACTTTATTCTCTATTGTGCGGGTAAACGAATAGCAGACAAATATCCTCTATACTCCATAGAAGAAATGGTCCAGTTTTTTAATAGTGCTGGATGGGGTATATTGCAGCTTGAGAAAGAAAAGAACGATGAACTTCAATTTTCACTAACAGGAAGCCTCATTACATTTCGTCTACAACAAAAAGCAACTTTTCAGTTAGAAGCAGGCTTTTTAGCCGCCCAAATACAAAGACAAAAAAAGCTCATAGCCGAATGCCACGAGCAGACAAATAACAGACGTGAAAAAGTAACCTTTACTGTACGCTGGGACATAAAGGACAGTGTGGAGAATAATTTATAATTTTAAAGACGCAATAGCTAAAGCTAAACACTCCAATCCAAACTACACCTTTATGCTTCTGACACTCCCACACCTGAAGGAGATGGGCTTTCTCATTCGAGATGTTCTGTAAATACACCAATGCCGTGTCCTTGTCGTCGAGCCAAATAAAAAGCACTCCATTAACATGGGTGCTTTTTATTCATTCATTTTCTTGTTCATGAAGCTTATCATATATAGCTTTCGCTACATTTTCTGGCATGCCCACTGCCATAATTTCTTCAAAAGTTGCTTCTCGAAGCTTTTTCACAGAACCAAACGCTCTAAGCAGTTGTTTTCTTCGCTTTTCCCCTACGCCCGGTACATCATCTAAAATAGATGTAAATAAGTTTTTCCCCCTTAGTTGTCTATGGAACGTAATAGCAAAACGGTGCACCTCATCTTGAATTCGTTGTAATAAATAAAACTCTTGACTATTTCGTTGAAAAGGGACTTTATTTGCTAATTCACCGAAAAGTAAATCAGAGGTTTTATGTTTATCATCCTTTGCTAAACCTGCAAGTGGTATTACCAACCCTAATTCATTCTCTAACACATCGCGAACAGCGGTCATATGACCTTTTCCACCATCAACTATAATTAAGTCTGGTAGAGGTAATTGTTCTTTTAGAACCCTTT from Bacillus sp. HMF5848 includes these protein-coding regions:
- the racE gene encoding glutamate racemase; this encodes MKKPIGVIDSGVGGLTVAKEIIRQLPKEQIIYLGDTARCPYGPRSTEEVRQFTWEMTNYLLSFDIKMLVIACNTATAAVLDEIQNELSIPVIGVVHPGARTALKTTKNHHIGVIGTVGTVKSGAYEKALTSINPNVVVEALACPLFVPLVESGDFEGDYAQHIVQESLQPIRHSGIDSLILGCTHYPIIRSLIQADIGPNVTLICSGDETAREVSTILYHNNLLNKAKKREQHLFLTTGPKEIFQKIATKWFEKPVDRIESIVLPSAN
- the sdhA gene encoding succinate dehydrogenase flavoprotein subunit — encoded protein: MSKSKVIVVGGGLAGLMATIKAAEAGYQVELFSLVPVKRSHSVCAQGGINGAVNTKGEGDSPWEHFDDTVYGGDFLANQPPVKAMCDAAPGIIHLLDRMGVMFNRTPEGLLDFRRFGGTQHHRTAFAGATTGQQLLYALDEQVRRHEVAGLVTKYEGWEFLGAVLDDERVCRGIVAQDLTSSEIQSFRADAVILATGGPGIIFGKSTNSVINTGSAAAIVYQQGAYYANGEFIQIHPTAIPGDDKLRLMSESARGEGGRVWTYKDGKPWYFLEEKYPAYGNLVPRDIATREIFHVCVDLKLGINGENMVYLDLSHKDPKELDIKLGGIMEIYEKFMGDDPRKVPMKIFPAVHYSMGGLWVDYDQMTNIPGLFAAGECDYSQHGANRLGANSLLSAIYGGMVAGPKAIEYIKGLDSHAEDLPSELFETFVKEEQQKWDDILSMNGTENAYVLHKELGEWMTDNVTVVRENDRLLKTDEKLQELLERYKNININDTATWSNQGATFTRQLYNMIQLARVITIGAYNRNESRGAHYKPEFPDRNDEDWLKTTMASYDKANNQPVFHYEEVDVSLIKPRLRDYTKKKNEKKAEAKQENKQAEGSVKA
- a CDS encoding YslB family protein; amino-acid sequence: MKTEKTLLLDELTVSAFAVELLRHDLLDEILGKEKDFILYCAGKRIADKYPLYSIEEMVQFFNSAGWGILQLEKEKNDELQFSLTGSLITFRLQQKATFQLEAGFLAAQIQRQKKLIAECHEQTNNRREKVTFTVRWDIKDSVENNL
- the rph gene encoding ribonuclease PH, with product MRVDGREKDQVRPITIETNYLKHPEGSVLISVGDTKVICTATIEDKVPPFMRGEGRGWITAEYSMLPRATNTRNIRESSKGKVSGRTMEIQRLIGRALRSIVDLSAIGERTIWIDCDVIQADGGTRTASITGAFVAMVEAIDKHAKNHNMSKFPVTDFLAATSVGLLEGTGEVLDLNYVEDSAALVDMNVVMTGKSELVEIQGTGEEATFSREQFNTLLDLAEKGIHDLIELQHSALGEIAKKIGK
- the sdhB gene encoding succinate dehydrogenase iron-sulfur subunit, whose amino-acid sequence is MSDKKVIRLIITRQDKPDSAPYEQEFEIPYRPNMNVISALMEIRRNPVEVNGNKTTPITWEMGCLEEVCGACSMVINGKPRQSCSALIDQLEQPIRLEPMRTFPVVRDLQVDRSRMFDSLKKVKAWIPIDGTYDLGPGPRMPEKKRQWAYELSKCMTCGVCLEACPNVNSKADFIGPAPLSQVRLFNAHPTGAMNKGERLEAIMGDGGLTNCGNSQNCVQSCPKGIPLTTSIAALNRDVTIQSFRNLFGSDQV
- a CDS encoding MarR family winged helix-turn-helix transcriptional regulator, whose product is MTTPSNRQTVAEIEKSLRYIAHIIKQKGREILSNYTITPPQFVALQWLLEEGDMTIGELSNKMFLACSTTTDLVDRMEKSELVMRVKDTNDRRVVRIHLLEEGARIIEEVIEKRQDYLEKTLIQFSSEEILLLQQNLDRLHREMNKE
- a CDS encoding XTP/dITP diphosphatase, with product MKKLMVATTNAGKVREIAAILESTGIKVTSLLDLDEKIDVEETGSTFVENAVLKAKTIAKLLQVPVLADDSGLEVDALNGEPGVYSARYAGEGKNDEANIHKVLQRLEGVSLPNRSARFKCALAVYEPEQDKTIIVEGACEGIITEKPVGSNGFGYDPIFFIGKLGRTMAQLTKEEKNSISHRADALRKLQQTWTEIS
- the gerE gene encoding spore germination transcription factor GerE, which codes for MKDKQFQPKPLLTKREREVFELLVQDKTTKEIAGELFISEKTVRNHISNAMQKLGVKGRSQAVVELLRMGELEL
- a CDS encoding GerMN domain-containing protein, whose product is MQKMRFKLITMLVFLVFLLAGCGLFGKDQQETMQEIDPPQDVTYLEEGLPVTSEEGTANNVEGTDGGDAAVEEASTYLRELYLIDKNGYVVPQTFELPKVEGVAKQALEYLVANGPVQELLPNGFRAVLPPDTVINGVNMEEDGTLVVDFSKEFTDYAPEDEKRILEALTWTLTQFEQVDKVQIQINGYEQNVMPVNQTPIGESYSRANGINLDSSLVADITNSKAVTVYYLGQNEGSIYYVPVTKRVQANEENLYTAIVSELINGPAYGSGLLTEMNERAKLLSDPSYENGTLTLNFDESIYGSFGESILANSVIDTIALSLIGQMGIEQVSLQVNGSSQDLVGENGQLLTEPVGRPEKINPVSF
- a CDS encoding succinate dehydrogenase cytochrome b558 subunit, which translates into the protein MASNREFLNRRLHSLLGVIPVGVFLIVHLTVNYYATISPEAYNQAAKVMHYLPFRILLELFVIFIPLIFHAVYGLYIAFTAKNNVSKYNYFRNWMFLLQRITGVLTLIFVVWHVWQTRVQAAFGAEVNFDMMANIVDNPFMLAFYIAGILASVFHFANGLWSFFVSWGLTVTPRSQQIATYVTMAIFFGLSFVGLRAIFAFVS
- a CDS encoding metallophosphoesterase family protein, which encodes MKLLITSDSHGWQKQLLDIKKNHEDVTDLIHCGDSELAADTDELVGYQVVRGNCDYDSGFPNDLITEFAGYKIYVTHGHLYNVKMSLQNLLYRAQETGAKIVCFGHSHIAGSEMIDNVLFINPGSIRLPRKRQEETYAILEVVANSVTVRFYQLNGVEVASLRATYTL